A genomic stretch from Tenrec ecaudatus isolate mTenEca1 chromosome X, mTenEca1.hap1, whole genome shotgun sequence includes:
- the YY2 gene encoding transcription factor YY2 → MATVPVETFQYGDLGGSWVHGGHDQSPPIVLQPVFPDTLMQEGEAEDFVAVQPREEVVGDSDTSRDLEDLLGPAGASQDECFQQLLAAFSASASLSGSPSKPFYPSDAYPSCSEAGPGPSRASGAAAGLSHSGTEPGTKKWVPRLVQIKTLEGEFSVTMWTSSANRGHEVGGPAETGTVAAAALAAEAGATETAEGKAEAEAEAAEGKVEAAEMTEPAEGIVEAEMAEAAEREAEAAEMAAAAEGKAEAAVAEAEAPEPMEAATTEERSGRVSPPDFSEYLTGKKFPPGGIPGVDLTDRKQLAEFTKMKRKKPKDDSTRTIPCLHAGCDKKFHDNSALRKHLHVHGPRVHVCPECGKHFLESSKLKRHQLVHTGEKPYHCVFEGCGKCFSLDFNLRTHVRIHTGDRPFVCPFAGCSKTFTQSTNLKSHVLTHAKKAK, encoded by the coding sequence ATGGCGACTGTTCCTGTGGAAACCTTTCAGTACGGAGATCTCGGTGGCAGCTGGGTCCACGGAGGCCACGACCAGTCTCCTCCGATCGTGCTGCAGCCCGTCTTCCCCGACACCCTGatgcaggaaggtgaagctgagGACTTCGTCGCGGTGCAGCCGCGGGAAGAGGTGGTGGGCGACTCCGACACCAGCCGCGACTTGGAGGACCTTCTCGGCCCGGCCGGTGCCAGTCAGGACGAATGCTTCCAGCAGTTGCTGGCCGCCTTTTCCGCCTCTGCGTCGCTGAGCGGCAGCCCCAGTAAGCCGTTCTACCCCAGCGACGCGTATCCATCGTGCAGCGAGGCCGGGCCGGGACCCAGCCGCGCCAGCGGCGCCGCGGCCGGCCTCAGCCACTCCGGCACGGAACCAGGTACCAAAAAATGGGTGCCAAGGCTGGTCCAGATTAAGACCCTGGAGGGTGAGTTCTCTGTCACCATGTGGACCTCCAGTGCAAATAGAGGCCACGAAGTGGGGGGTCCAGCCGAGACTGGGACTGTGGCGGCAGCGGCATTGGCAGCAGAGGCCGGGGCCACGGAGACGGCCGAGGGGAAGGCGGAAGCCGAGGCCGAGGCGGCCGAAGGGAAGGTGGAGGCGGCGGAGATGACGGAGCCGGCCGAGGGGATTGTGGAGGCAGAGATGGCCGAGGCGGCCGAACGGGAGGCGGAGGCGGCGGAGATGGCTGCGGCGGCCGAGGGCAAGGCGGAGGCGGCGGTAGCGGAAGCGGAGGCGCCTGAGCCCATGGAGGCTGCAACAACTGAAGAACGAAGTGGGAGAGTCTCCCCTCCTGATTTTTCGGAGTACCTGACTGGGAAGAAATTCCCTCCAGGTGGAATACCAGGCGTGGACCTCACAGATCGTAAACAACTGGCAGAATTTACCAAAATGAAGCGGAAAAAACCGAAAGACGACTCTACCCGAACCATACCGTGCCTTCATGCTGGCTGCGACAAGAAGTTCCACGATAATTCGGCTTTGAGAAAGCATTTGCATGTCCATGGCCCTAGAGTGCACGTGTGCCCCGAGTGTGGCAAACATTTCCTCGAGAGCTCCAAGCTCAAGCGACATCAATTGGTTCACACCGGCGAGAAGCCTTATCATTGTGTGTTTGAAGGCTGTGGCAAGTGCTTCTCCCTTGATTTCAATCTGCGCACTCATGTGCGAATCCATACTGGCGACCGGCCCTTCGTGTGCCCCTTTGCAGGTTGTTCTAAGACGTTCACGCAGTCAACTAATCTCAAGTCGCATGTCCTAACCCATGCCAAGAAGGCCAAGTGA